One genomic window of Macrobrachium rosenbergii isolate ZJJX-2024 chromosome 51, ASM4041242v1, whole genome shotgun sequence includes the following:
- the LOC136833572 gene encoding uncharacterized protein gives MLQTLNTTETASKSKVWNAVEFEELYQSHGGEQLFRRLLIKKLSNKLKPELLILSGEGVANILVFKSRASKHMKLISSNEDDINTDIDKVAKVIIKKCRELKRDQSAYNTRICLDNVLACSSLTLLTLLPILSPKLEANLSAAMAGNMVTGAITNKTTMLQIALGVVIRDKISIELLHDLGITSSYDEVLHFKSSAAHAAASSKKKLGIFSSDNGLVQLVASNFDAEISSPIGVLATHALAIPVTQPKHNNDMNTPKVTIIQQIIHLANSSKLSIRVIGDDTDVFVLLLHYYKTKKLTCNLVMTGTNSGRKCVDIKTTVEKHNDILDNVLAAHVLSGCDSVSCLWELGKEQFQRSQNLERKKVFTSSLTHAHLMERPSLNVHHS, from the coding sequence TGCTGCAGACGTTAAATACCACAGAGACAGCCAGCAAATCTAAAGTGTGGAATGCTGTTGAGTTTGAAGAATTGTATCAATCACATGGTGGAGAACAGCTGTTTAGGAGattattgattaaaaaattatcaaataaactgAAACCAGAACTACTCATCCTTTCAGGTGAGGGCGTGGCAAACATCTTGGTCTTCAAGAGTCGAgcctcaaaacatatgaaattgaTTTCTAGCAATGAGGATGATATTAACACAGACATAGACAAAGTTGCCAAAGTGATAATCAAGAAATGTAGAGAACTCAAACGTGACCAGTCAGCCTATAACACCAGAATATGCCTGGATAATGTTTTGGCTTGCAGCAGCCTAACTTTATTAACTTTGCTGCCTATCCTTTCCCCAAAACTGGAGGCAAATTTATCAGCAGCAATGGCAGGAAACATGGTGACAGGTGCCATTACAAATAAAACCACAATGTTGCAAATTGCCCTAGGTGTTGTAATTCGTGACAAAATAAGTATTGAGCTGTTACATGATTTAGGTATTACATCTTCTTATGATGAAGTGCTACATTTCAAGAGTTCTGCAGCTCATGCAGCAGCCAGTAGCAAAAAGAAGCTAGGGATTTTCAGTAGTGATAATGGCCTTGTTCAACTGGTAGCCAGTAACTTTGATGCAGAAATTTCATCGCCAATTGGTGTCCTGGCAACCCATGCCTTAGCCATCCCAGTTACTCaaccaaaacacaataatgacatGAACACACCAAAAGTgaccatcatccagcagatcatTCATCTGGCTAATTCTAGTAAACTCAGTATACGTGTCATTGGTGATGACACTGATGTGTTTGTTTTGCTACTTCACTACTACAAAACAAAGAAGCTCACATGCAATCTGGTTATGACTGGTACAAATTCAGGAAGAAAATGTGTAGACATAAAGACCACAGTTGAGAAGCACAATGATATCTTAGACAATGTTTTAGCTGCTCATGTGCTTTCAGGATGTGACAGTGTGTCTTGTTTGTGGGAACTGGGAAAGGAACAGTTCCAAAGGTCTCAaaatctggaaagaaaaaaagtctttacAAGCTCACTAACACATGCGCACCTGATGGAGAGACCAAGTCTCAATGTACATCATTCATAG